A window from Streptomyces sp. NBC_00299 encodes these proteins:
- a CDS encoding SAM-dependent methyltransferase: MTPTLVRQHPPHAGATPRVNPSARARDWSEIQERMLVPLYEAVYERVEVGARTRLLGLGCGSGLALLMAASRGAAVTGVESSSHERLALARQRLLPEAWGTSARGEARLVDGSPGDLADAADAHTPAYTLVTAFEPIGCLAGDSEGLGEALAAVTPLAERGAPVVLAGWGPPERCATSSVLRVATKLADPLRSAGSWRPARRDDLEEVAQRAGLRPDGSGRVACPFGYADVDSAVRGLLSTGLFDAAVAATDQAQVDKEVTEALHPHLRQDGTVWMPNVFRYLIARVP; the protein is encoded by the coding sequence ATGACACCTACGCTCGTGCGGCAGCACCCACCTCATGCGGGCGCGACGCCCCGTGTGAACCCGAGTGCACGCGCGCGTGACTGGTCCGAGATCCAGGAGCGGATGCTGGTTCCGCTCTACGAGGCCGTCTACGAGCGAGTGGAAGTGGGCGCAAGGACCCGGCTGCTGGGCCTCGGCTGCGGCAGCGGGCTCGCCCTGCTGATGGCGGCGTCCAGAGGCGCGGCAGTCACCGGTGTCGAGTCCTCCTCCCACGAACGGCTGGCCCTCGCGCGGCAGCGGCTGCTGCCCGAGGCGTGGGGCACGAGCGCGCGTGGCGAGGCCCGGCTCGTGGACGGCTCGCCCGGGGACCTGGCCGACGCGGCCGACGCGCACACGCCCGCGTACACGCTGGTGACCGCGTTCGAGCCCATCGGGTGCCTGGCGGGTGACTCGGAGGGGCTCGGCGAGGCGCTCGCGGCGGTGACGCCGCTCGCCGAGCGGGGGGCGCCCGTGGTGCTCGCCGGCTGGGGCCCACCGGAGCGCTGCGCCACGTCGTCCGTGCTGCGGGTGGCCACCAAGCTGGCCGATCCCCTGCGCAGTGCGGGCAGTTGGCGCCCCGCCCGGCGCGACGACCTGGAGGAGGTCGCACAGCGCGCGGGCCTCAGGCCCGACGGTTCCGGGCGGGTGGCCTGCCCGTTCGGGTACGCGGACGTCGACAGTGCCGTACGGGGACTGCTGTCGACTGGGCTGTTCGACGCGGCGGTCGCGGCGACCGACCAGGCCCAGGTGGACAAGGAGGTGACGGAGGCGCTGCATCCGCACCTGCGGCAGGACGGCACGGTTTGGATGCCGAACGTGTTCCGGTACCTGATCGCCCGCGTGCCGTGA
- the ftsH gene encoding ATP-dependent zinc metalloprotease FtsH, whose protein sequence is MSNAAPPRKAPDQPWRTEGTPDEPPGRPRGRRMRGRWWGLLLTAVIVFLLAYVGLTYLDRGNEPTISYTEFSRQVDAGNVSKIYSKGDAIQGELKSARDNPDGDGDYTKFKTQRPAFADDDLWQDLSSRDVTVTAEPVVRERGVLSNLLFSLIPIALLLAVWIFVARRMGAGLGGAGGMLGRKAPPKPVELQPGKERTTFADVAGIDEVKGELDDVVDFLEHPDAYRRMGAKMPRGVLLAGPPGTGKTLLARAVAGEADVPFFSASASEFIEMIVGVGASRVRELFAEARKVAPSIIFIDEIDTIGRMRGGGASVSGHDEREQTLNQILTEMDGFSGSEGVIVIAATNRADILDPALTRPGRFDRVVNVAPPDRGGREAILRIHTREIPLAEDVDLTQLARTTPGMTGADLANLANEAALLAVKRKQDQVTQPDLSEALEKVQLGAERTLVMPEEDRRRTAYHESGHALLGMLQPGADPVRKITIVPRGRALGVTMSTPEVERYAHSEGYLRGRIIGALGGMAAEQVVYGVVTTGAENDLEQVSNIARAMVARWGMSERVGRLSALPSDAQQAYGLAAAPQTLDVIDSEMRRIVDECYEEACRKLRDHRGQLNALAEALLENETLEEAAAYRIAGITRLKKDDAQ, encoded by the coding sequence ATGAGCAATGCCGCGCCGCCGCGCAAGGCTCCTGACCAGCCGTGGCGCACCGAGGGCACGCCGGACGAGCCGCCCGGGCGGCCCCGCGGCCGACGGATGCGCGGTCGCTGGTGGGGCCTGCTCCTCACCGCGGTGATCGTCTTCCTGCTCGCCTATGTGGGACTGACCTATCTCGACCGGGGCAACGAGCCGACCATCTCGTACACGGAGTTCAGCAGGCAGGTCGACGCCGGCAACGTCTCCAAGATCTACTCCAAGGGCGACGCGATCCAGGGCGAGCTCAAGAGCGCCCGGGACAACCCCGACGGCGACGGCGACTACACCAAGTTCAAGACGCAGCGCCCTGCCTTCGCGGACGACGACCTCTGGCAGGACCTGAGCAGCCGCGACGTGACGGTGACCGCCGAGCCGGTCGTGCGGGAGCGCGGCGTCCTGTCCAACCTGCTGTTCTCCTTGATCCCGATCGCGCTGCTGCTCGCGGTCTGGATCTTCGTCGCCCGGCGGATGGGCGCCGGCCTGGGCGGCGCGGGCGGCATGCTCGGCCGCAAGGCGCCGCCGAAACCGGTGGAGCTCCAGCCCGGCAAGGAGCGCACGACCTTCGCCGATGTGGCCGGCATCGACGAGGTCAAGGGCGAGCTGGACGACGTCGTCGACTTCCTTGAGCACCCCGACGCCTACCGCAGGATGGGCGCGAAGATGCCGCGCGGCGTGCTGCTCGCGGGCCCGCCCGGCACCGGCAAGACCCTGCTGGCGCGCGCGGTGGCGGGCGAGGCGGACGTGCCGTTCTTCTCCGCCTCCGCGTCCGAGTTCATCGAGATGATCGTCGGCGTCGGCGCGTCCCGCGTCCGGGAACTGTTCGCCGAAGCCCGCAAGGTGGCACCGTCGATCATCTTCATCGACGAGATCGACACCATCGGACGGATGCGGGGCGGCGGCGCCTCGGTGAGCGGCCACGACGAGCGCGAGCAGACGCTGAACCAGATCCTCACGGAGATGGACGGCTTCTCCGGCTCCGAGGGCGTGATCGTCATCGCGGCGACGAACCGCGCCGACATCCTGGACCCCGCGCTGACCCGGCCCGGCCGCTTCGACCGGGTGGTCAACGTCGCGCCGCCGGACCGTGGCGGGCGCGAGGCCATCCTGCGCATCCACACCCGCGAGATCCCGCTCGCCGAGGACGTGGACCTGACCCAGCTGGCCCGCACCACCCCGGGCATGACAGGCGCGGATCTGGCCAACCTCGCCAACGAGGCCGCGCTCCTCGCCGTCAAGCGCAAGCAGGACCAGGTGACCCAGCCGGACCTGTCCGAGGCCCTGGAGAAGGTGCAGCTCGGCGCCGAGCGCACCCTGGTGATGCCCGAGGAGGACCGCCGGCGCACCGCGTACCACGAGAGCGGACACGCCCTCCTCGGCATGCTGCAGCCGGGCGCCGACCCCGTACGCAAGATCACCATCGTGCCCCGAGGGCGGGCGCTGGGGGTGACGATGTCGACCCCCGAAGTGGAGCGGTACGCGCACTCGGAGGGCTATCTGCGCGGGCGGATCATCGGCGCCCTGGGCGGCATGGCGGCGGAGCAGGTGGTCTACGGGGTCGTCACCACGGGCGCGGAGAACGACCTCGAACAGGTCAGCAACATCGCGCGCGCCATGGTCGCCCGCTGGGGCATGAGCGAGCGCGTGGGCCGGCTGTCCGCCCTGCCCAGCGACGCCCAGCAGGCGTACGGGCTCGCGGCAGCCCCGCAGACCCTCGACGTGATCGACTCCGAGATGCGCCGGATCGTCGACGAGTGCTACGAGGAGGCCTGCCGCAAACTCCGGGACCATCGCGGGCAGTTGAACGCCCTGGCCGAGGCGCTGCTGGAGAACGAGACGCTGGAGGAGGCCGCCGCGTACCGGATCGCGGGGATCACGCGGCTGAAGAAGGACGACGCCCAGTAG
- the ffh gene encoding signal recognition particle protein, whose amino-acid sequence MFDTLSDRLSATFKNLRGKGRLSEADIDATAREIRIALLEADVALPVVRTFIKNVKERALGVEVSKALNPAQQVLKIVNDELVTILGGETRRLRFAKQPPTVIMLAGLQGAGKTTLAGKLGRWLKEQGHSPLLVACDLQRPNAVNQLSVVAERAGVAVYAPEPGNGVGDPVKVAKDSIEHAKTKVHDIVIVDTAGRLGIDQEMMQQAADIRDAVSPDEILFVVDAMIGQDAVNTAEAFRDGVGFDGVVLSKLDGDARGGAALSIRQITGKPIMFASNGEKLDEFDAFHPDRMASRILDMGDLLTLIEQAEKTFDQAEAQKMAEKLASKKGQDFTLDDFLAQMEQVRKMGSISKLLGMLPGMGQIKDQINNLDERDVDRTAAIIKSMTPGERQEPTIINGSRRARIARGSGVEVSAVKNLVERFFEARKMMSRMAQGGGMPGMPGMPGMGGGPGRTKKAPKKAKGKQRSGNPMKRKQQEQEEAARRAAAAEGGAFGLPGQQAGQDFELPDEFKKFMG is encoded by the coding sequence GTGTTCGATACTCTTTCCGATCGCCTCTCAGCGACTTTCAAGAACCTGCGCGGCAAGGGACGGCTCTCCGAGGCGGACATCGACGCGACCGCGCGCGAGATCCGCATCGCCCTCCTCGAAGCGGACGTGGCGCTGCCCGTCGTCCGCACGTTCATCAAGAACGTCAAGGAGCGTGCGCTCGGCGTCGAGGTCTCCAAGGCGCTGAACCCGGCCCAGCAGGTTCTGAAGATCGTCAACGACGAGCTCGTCACGATCCTGGGCGGGGAGACCCGTCGCCTGCGGTTCGCGAAGCAGCCGCCCACCGTGATCATGCTGGCCGGTCTGCAGGGTGCCGGTAAGACCACCCTTGCGGGCAAGCTCGGCCGCTGGCTGAAGGAGCAGGGCCACTCGCCGCTGCTGGTGGCCTGTGACCTTCAGCGCCCGAACGCCGTGAACCAGCTGAGCGTCGTCGCCGAGCGCGCCGGCGTCGCGGTCTACGCGCCCGAGCCCGGCAACGGCGTGGGTGACCCGGTCAAGGTCGCCAAGGACTCCATCGAGCACGCGAAGACCAAGGTCCACGACATCGTGATCGTGGACACCGCCGGCCGCCTGGGCATCGACCAGGAGATGATGCAGCAGGCCGCCGACATCCGGGACGCGGTCTCGCCGGACGAGATCCTCTTCGTCGTCGACGCGATGATCGGTCAGGACGCGGTCAACACCGCGGAGGCCTTCCGCGACGGCGTCGGCTTCGACGGCGTGGTGCTCTCCAAGCTCGACGGTGACGCCCGCGGTGGTGCGGCCCTGTCGATCCGGCAGATCACCGGCAAGCCGATCATGTTCGCGTCGAACGGCGAGAAGCTCGACGAGTTCGACGCCTTCCACCCGGACCGGATGGCCTCCCGCATCCTCGACATGGGTGACCTGCTCACCCTGATCGAGCAGGCGGAGAAGACCTTCGACCAGGCCGAAGCCCAGAAGATGGCCGAGAAGCTGGCCTCCAAGAAGGGCCAGGACTTCACCCTCGACGACTTCCTGGCCCAGATGGAGCAGGTCAGGAAGATGGGCTCCATCTCCAAGCTGCTCGGCATGCTCCCGGGCATGGGCCAGATCAAGGACCAGATCAACAACCTCGACGAGCGGGACGTCGACCGCACGGCCGCGATCATCAAGTCGATGACGCCGGGCGAGCGCCAGGAGCCGACGATCATCAACGGCTCGCGGCGCGCCCGTATCGCCCGCGGTTCCGGTGTCGAGGTCAGCGCGGTCAAGAACCTCGTCGAGCGGTTCTTCGAGGCCCGCAAGATGATGTCCCGCATGGCTCAGGGCGGCGGCATGCCCGGGATGCCGGGGATGCCGGGCATGGGTGGCGGCCCCGGCCGCACCAAGAAGGCGCCGAAGAAGGCCAAGGGCAAGCAGCGCTCCGGCAACCCGATGAAGCGCAAGCAGCAGGAGCAGGAGGAGGCCGCCCGCCGGGCCGCCGCAGCTGAGGGCGGCGCCTTCGGGCTGCCGGGCCAGCAGGCCGGGCAGGACTTCGAGCTGCCGGACGAGTTCAAGAAGTTCATGGGCTGA
- a CDS encoding [protein-PII] uridylyltransferase, which produces MTGTDVRKDAEDSGPSGYAAARLRLLTEGARSGPPRRTALAELTDDWLTGLFAAGAEGMRGVSLIAVGGYGRGELSPRSDLDLLLLHDDGDSKAVAALADRIWYPVWDLGLALDHSVRTPAEARRTAGEDLKVQLGLLDARHIAGDLGLTAGLRTAVLADWRNQAPKRLPELQELSAERAERQGELQYLLEPDLKEARGGLRDATILRAVAASWLADAPREGLDDARRRLLDVRDALHLTTGRATDRLALQEQDQVAAELGLLDADTLLRQVYEAARVISYASDVTWREVGRVLRSRAVRPRLRAMLGGGKPTIERSPLAEGVVEQDGEVVLARAARPERDPVLPLRAAAAAAQAGLPLSLHAVRRMAAAVRPLPTPWPAEAREQLVTLLGSGSPTVDVWEALEAEGLITRLLPDWERVRCRPQRNAVHIWTVDRHLIETAVRASEFTRRVHRPDLLLVAALLHDIGKGWPGDHSVAGEIIAKDVAGRIGFDRDDVSVLSTLVRHHLLLVDTATRRDLEDPATVRSVAEAVGSQGTLELLHALTEADALATGPAAWSSWRGSLVADLVKRVAAVLAGDDPSEPEAAAPTAEQERLALEAIATGSPVLALRAQTEPPTEGQPAGDPEPLGVELLIAVPDQPGVLPAVAGVLAMHRLTVRTAELRALDLPDGVEGSVLLLNWRVAAEYGSLPQATRLRADLVRALDGSLDIAGRLAERDAAYPRRRGVVAPPPRVSVHPAASRLATVIEVRAQDAPGLLFRIGRALEDASVRVRSAHVSTLGANAVDAFYVTGPEGAPLPREEAASVARKLEETLRG; this is translated from the coding sequence GTGACGGGCACGGACGTTCGCAAGGATGCAGAGGACTCGGGACCCAGCGGCTACGCGGCGGCCCGGCTGCGCCTCCTCACCGAGGGGGCGCGGTCCGGGCCGCCGCGCCGTACCGCCCTCGCGGAACTGACCGACGACTGGCTGACCGGCCTGTTCGCCGCCGGCGCCGAGGGGATGCGCGGTGTCTCCCTGATCGCCGTCGGCGGATACGGCCGCGGCGAGCTGTCCCCGCGCAGCGACCTGGACCTGCTCCTGCTGCACGACGACGGCGACAGCAAGGCGGTGGCCGCCCTGGCCGACCGCATCTGGTACCCCGTCTGGGACCTCGGCCTGGCCCTCGACCACTCGGTGCGCACGCCGGCCGAGGCACGCAGGACGGCCGGCGAGGACCTCAAGGTCCAGCTGGGCCTGCTGGACGCCCGGCACATCGCGGGCGACCTGGGCCTCACGGCCGGACTGCGGACGGCGGTCCTGGCCGACTGGCGCAACCAGGCGCCCAAGCGGCTGCCCGAACTCCAGGAGCTCTCCGCCGAACGCGCCGAGCGCCAGGGCGAGTTGCAGTACCTCCTGGAACCCGACCTCAAGGAAGCCCGCGGCGGCCTGCGGGACGCCACCATCCTGCGCGCCGTCGCCGCCTCCTGGCTGGCCGACGCCCCGCGCGAGGGCCTCGACGACGCCCGGCGCCGGCTGCTCGACGTGCGGGACGCCCTGCACCTGACCACCGGGCGCGCGACCGACCGGCTCGCCCTGCAGGAGCAGGACCAGGTCGCCGCCGAACTCGGACTGCTCGACGCCGACACGCTGCTGCGGCAGGTGTACGAGGCGGCGCGGGTCATCTCGTATGCGAGTGATGTCACTTGGCGTGAAGTGGGGCGCGTTTTGCGGTCGCGCGCCGTGCGGCCGCGTCTGCGCGCCATGCTGGGTGGCGGGAAGCCGACCATCGAGCGCTCCCCGCTGGCCGAAGGCGTGGTCGAGCAGGACGGCGAGGTGGTGCTCGCCCGCGCCGCCCGCCCCGAACGCGACCCCGTGCTCCCGCTGCGCGCCGCGGCCGCCGCCGCGCAGGCCGGACTCCCGCTCTCCCTGCATGCCGTACGCCGCATGGCGGCCGCCGTCCGCCCGCTGCCCACACCCTGGCCCGCCGAGGCGCGCGAGCAACTGGTCACCCTGCTCGGCTCCGGGAGCCCCACCGTCGACGTCTGGGAGGCGCTGGAGGCCGAGGGGCTGATCACCCGCCTGCTGCCCGACTGGGAGCGGGTCCGCTGCCGCCCGCAGCGCAACGCCGTGCACATCTGGACCGTCGACCGTCATCTGATCGAGACCGCGGTGCGCGCCTCCGAGTTCACCCGCCGCGTCCACCGCCCCGACCTCCTCCTGGTCGCCGCGCTGCTGCACGACATCGGCAAGGGGTGGCCCGGCGACCACTCGGTGGCCGGCGAGATCATCGCCAAGGACGTGGCCGGGCGCATCGGCTTCGACCGCGACGACGTGAGCGTGCTCTCCACCCTCGTACGCCATCACCTGCTCCTCGTCGACACGGCCACCCGGCGCGACCTGGAGGACCCGGCCACCGTGCGCTCGGTCGCCGAGGCGGTGGGTTCGCAGGGCACGCTGGAGCTGCTGCACGCCCTGACCGAGGCGGACGCCCTGGCCACCGGTCCGGCGGCCTGGTCGTCGTGGCGCGGATCCCTCGTCGCCGACCTGGTGAAACGGGTCGCGGCCGTACTCGCCGGGGACGACCCCTCCGAGCCCGAGGCCGCCGCGCCGACCGCGGAGCAGGAGCGGCTCGCCCTGGAGGCGATCGCCACCGGCAGCCCGGTGCTGGCGCTGCGCGCCCAGACCGAGCCGCCGACCGAGGGGCAGCCTGCCGGTGATCCCGAGCCGCTCGGTGTGGAGCTCCTGATCGCCGTACCGGACCAGCCGGGCGTGCTGCCCGCGGTGGCCGGTGTCCTGGCGATGCACCGGCTGACCGTCCGCACCGCGGAACTGCGTGCCCTGGATCTCCCGGACGGCGTCGAGGGCTCCGTCCTGCTGCTGAACTGGCGGGTCGCCGCCGAGTACGGCTCCCTGCCGCAGGCCACCCGGCTGCGCGCCGACCTCGTACGCGCCCTGGACGGCTCACTGGACATCGCGGGCCGTCTCGCCGAGCGGGACGCGGCGTACCCGCGCCGCCGGGGCGTGGTGGCGCCGCCACCGAGGGTGTCCGTCCACCCGGCCGCCTCCCGGCTGGCCACGGTGATCGAGGTACGGGCCCAGGACGCCCCCGGGCTGCTGTTCCGGATCGGCCGGGCACTGGAGGACGCGAGCGTGCGGGTGCGCAGTGCCCATGTCAGCACCCTTGGTGCCAACGCCGTCGACGCGTTCTATGTCACAGGGCCCGAGGGAGCGCCGCTGCCCAGGGAAGAGGCGGCCTCCGTGGCCCGCAAGCTGGAGGAGACGTTGCGGGGCTGA
- a CDS encoding P-II family nitrogen regulator: MKLITAVVKPHRLDEIKEALQAFGVHGLTVTEASGYGRQRGHTEVYRGAEYTVDLVPKIRIEVLAEDDDAEQLIDVIVKAARTGKIGDGKVWSLPVETAVRVRTGERGPDAL, translated from the coding sequence ATGAAGCTCATCACCGCCGTCGTCAAGCCCCACCGGCTCGACGAGATCAAGGAAGCCCTCCAGGCCTTCGGCGTGCACGGCCTGACGGTCACCGAGGCGAGCGGCTACGGTCGTCAGCGGGGCCACACCGAGGTCTACCGCGGTGCCGAGTACACCGTCGACCTGGTCCCGAAGATCCGCATCGAGGTCCTGGCCGAGGACGACGACGCCGAGCAACTGATCGACGTCATCGTCAAGGCCGCCCGTACCGGCAAGATCGGTGACGGCAAGGTCTGGTCCCTCCCGGTCGAGACGGCCGTACGGGTCCGCACCGGTGAGCGCGGCCCGGACGCGCTCTGA
- a CDS encoding ammonium transporter, which produces MASAAITLAADAPTLSSANTGFMLICSALVMLMTPGLAFFYGGMVRVKSTLNMLMMSFISLGIVTILWVLYGFSMAFGTDSGSLIGWNSDWVGLSNIGLTQLWDGYTIPIFVFLVFQLMFAIITPALISGALADRVKFTAWALFIALWATVVYFPVAHWVWGAGGWAFELGVIDFAGGTAVHINAGAAALGVILVIGKRVGFKKDPMRPHSLPLVMLGAGLLWFGWFGFNAGSWLGNDDGVGALMFVNTQVATAAAMLAWLIYEKIRHGAFTTLGAASGAVAGLVAITPAGGAVSPLGAIAVGAIAGLLCAMAVGLKYKLGYDDSLDVVGVHLVGGVVGSLLIGFFASGKGQSEVKGLFYGGGLDQFWKQCAGVFAVLAYSLVVSAILAFILDKTIGMRVPEDDEVAGIDQAEHAETAYDFSGAGGGAARTASPAPVAAAASKKVDA; this is translated from the coding sequence ATGGCATCAGCCGCCATCACGCTTGCGGCGGACGCACCCACGCTGTCGTCCGCCAACACAGGCTTCATGCTCATCTGTTCCGCCCTGGTGATGCTCATGACCCCCGGCCTGGCCTTCTTCTACGGAGGCATGGTCCGCGTCAAGAGCACCCTGAACATGCTGATGATGAGCTTCATCAGCCTGGGGATCGTCACCATCCTGTGGGTGCTGTACGGCTTCTCCATGGCGTTCGGCACCGACTCCGGCAGCCTCATCGGCTGGAATTCGGACTGGGTCGGCCTCAGCAACATCGGCCTGACGCAGCTGTGGGACGGGTACACCATCCCGATCTTCGTCTTCCTGGTCTTCCAGCTGATGTTCGCGATCATCACTCCGGCCCTGATCAGCGGTGCGCTGGCCGACCGCGTGAAGTTCACCGCGTGGGCGCTGTTCATCGCCCTGTGGGCCACGGTCGTCTACTTCCCGGTCGCGCACTGGGTCTGGGGCGCCGGCGGCTGGGCCTTCGAACTGGGCGTGATCGACTTCGCCGGTGGTACGGCGGTCCACATCAACGCGGGTGCCGCGGCACTCGGCGTGATCCTCGTCATCGGCAAGCGCGTCGGCTTCAAGAAGGACCCGATGCGTCCGCACAGCCTTCCGCTGGTCATGCTCGGCGCCGGTCTGCTGTGGTTCGGCTGGTTCGGCTTCAACGCCGGCTCGTGGCTCGGCAACGACGACGGCGTCGGCGCGCTGATGTTCGTCAACACGCAGGTCGCCACCGCCGCGGCCATGCTGGCCTGGCTGATCTACGAGAAGATCCGCCACGGCGCGTTCACCACGCTGGGCGCCGCCTCCGGCGCGGTCGCCGGTCTGGTCGCCATCACTCCCGCCGGCGGCGCGGTCAGCCCGCTCGGCGCGATCGCCGTCGGCGCCATCGCCGGTCTGCTGTGCGCCATGGCCGTGGGCCTGAAGTACAAGCTCGGCTACGACGACTCGCTCGACGTGGTCGGCGTCCACCTGGTCGGCGGAGTCGTCGGCTCCCTGCTGATCGGCTTCTTCGCCAGCGGCAAGGGCCAGTCCGAGGTCAAGGGTCTCTTCTACGGCGGCGGCCTCGACCAGTTCTGGAAGCAGTGCGCCGGTGTCTTCGCGGTCCTGGCCTACTCGCTGGTCGTCTCCGCGATCCTCGCCTTCATCCTCGACAAGACCATCGGAATGCGGGTCCCCGAGGACGACGAGGTCGCCGGCATCGACCAGGCCGAGCACGCCGAGACCGCATACGACTTCAGCGGCGCCGGCGGCGGTGCCGCCCGTACCGCCTCCCCGGCCCCGGTCGCGGCAGCAGCGAGCAAGAAGGTGGACGCATGA
- the nsdA gene encoding transcriptional repressor NsdA gives MSGNSGSGTSAGGAAHADKRPNELLASWFVRSGWSKGELARQVNRRARQLGANHISTDTSRVRRWLDGENPREPIPRILSELFSERFGCVVSVEDLGLRAARQSPSVSGVDLPWTGPQTVALLSEFSRSDLMLARRGFLGSSLALAAGPALIEPMQRWLVPAPSAAHQESRPVPSSRARGRLSKPELDLLESTTVMFRQWDAQCGGGLRRKAVVGQLHEVTDLLQEPQPESTTRKLFKVAAELAELAGWMSYDVGLQPTAQKYFVLALHAAKEAGDRPLGSYILSSMSRQMIHLGRPDDALELVHLAQYGSRDCASPRTQSMLYAMEARAYANMGQPGKCKRAVRMAEDTFSEADEWDEPDPDWIRFFSEAELYGENSHSYRDLAYVAGRSPTYASLAEPVMQQAVDLFAKDGEHQRSYALNLIGMATVHLLRREPEQSTVYAEHAMQVAKKVRSERVNTRIRKTVYTAVRDFGDLAEVVDLTDKLAVELPETAEAV, from the coding sequence GTGAGCGGCAACAGCGGAAGCGGTACGAGCGCCGGTGGCGCAGCGCACGCTGACAAGCGCCCGAACGAGCTGCTCGCGTCCTGGTTCGTGCGCAGCGGCTGGTCGAAGGGCGAACTGGCCCGCCAAGTGAACCGCCGCGCACGCCAGTTGGGTGCCAACCACATCTCGACCGACACCTCGCGTGTACGCCGCTGGCTCGACGGTGAGAACCCCCGCGAGCCGATCCCGCGGATCCTGTCCGAGCTGTTCTCCGAGCGGTTCGGCTGCGTCGTCTCCGTCGAGGACCTCGGTCTGCGCGCCGCCCGCCAGTCACCCTCCGTGTCCGGTGTCGACCTGCCCTGGACGGGTCCGCAGACGGTGGCCCTGCTCAGCGAGTTCTCGCGCAGCGACCTGATGCTGGCGCGGCGCGGCTTCCTCGGGAGCTCGCTGGCCCTGGCTGCGGGCCCGGCGCTCATCGAGCCGATGCAGCGCTGGCTGGTCCCCGCGCCGTCCGCCGCGCACCAGGAGTCCCGGCCCGTTCCGTCCTCACGCGCGCGTGGCCGGCTGTCCAAGCCCGAGCTGGACCTGCTGGAGTCCACCACCGTGATGTTCCGGCAGTGGGACGCCCAGTGCGGCGGCGGCCTGCGCCGCAAGGCAGTCGTGGGGCAGCTGCACGAGGTGACCGACCTGCTCCAGGAGCCCCAGCCGGAGTCCACCACCAGGAAGCTGTTCAAGGTCGCCGCCGAGCTGGCGGAGCTGGCCGGCTGGATGTCGTACGACGTGGGGCTCCAGCCCACCGCGCAGAAGTACTTCGTGCTCGCGCTGCACGCCGCCAAGGAGGCCGGCGACCGGCCGCTCGGCTCGTACATCCTCTCCAGCATGAGCCGCCAGATGATCCACCTCGGCCGGCCCGACGACGCCCTGGAGCTGGTCCACCTCGCGCAGTACGGCAGCCGGGACTGCGCCAGTCCGCGCACCCAGTCGATGCTGTATGCGATGGAGGCCCGCGCCTACGCCAACATGGGGCAGCCCGGCAAGTGCAAGCGGGCGGTCCGGATGGCCGAGGACACCTTCTCCGAGGCCGACGAGTGGGACGAGCCGGACCCCGACTGGATCCGCTTCTTCTCCGAGGCCGAGTTGTACGGCGAGAACTCCCACTCCTACCGCGACCTCGCCTACGTCGCCGGCCGCAGCCCGACGTACGCCTCGCTGGCCGAGCCGGTCATGCAGCAGGCCGTGGACCTGTTCGCGAAGGACGGCGAGCACCAGCGGTCGTACGCGCTGAACCTGATCGGCATGGCCACGGTGCATCTGCTCCGGCGCGAGCCCGAGCAGAGCACGGTCTACGCCGAGCACGCCATGCAGGTCGCCAAGAAGGTTCGCTCCGAACGCGTCAACACTCGTATTCGAAAGACGGTCTACACGGCCGTACGCGACTTCGGGGATCTCGCCGAGGTCGTGGACCTGACGGACAAGCTCGCAGTCGAGCTGCCGGAGACCGCGGAGGCGGTCTGA
- a CDS encoding bifunctional DNA primase/polymerase, whose amino-acid sequence MGFTIGGIREIRSGTRRRGRASECTAVAEFTGLWGWDVAPGARAAAGACSCGRSDCDAPGAHPLDFAPQIPAGATLDEVAKAWSEFPGASVMLPVGRAFDVIEVAEPAGRRALARLERMGLPLGPVTATPEGRAQFLVSPGAAAELPELLYRMGWDDPTHLDLRGLGPGTSITAPPSDRGGLGPVRWLRAPQLDTATKPPAARLLLGTLAYVAHRSRA is encoded by the coding sequence ATGGGCTTCACGATCGGCGGCATCCGGGAGATCCGGTCCGGCACGCGTCGACGCGGCCGCGCCTCGGAGTGCACCGCCGTCGCCGAGTTCACCGGGCTGTGGGGCTGGGACGTGGCGCCCGGCGCGCGAGCCGCCGCGGGCGCCTGCTCGTGCGGCCGGTCCGACTGCGACGCGCCCGGCGCACACCCCCTGGACTTCGCGCCGCAGATCCCGGCCGGGGCCACGCTCGACGAGGTCGCCAAGGCGTGGTCGGAGTTCCCGGGTGCCTCGGTGATGCTGCCGGTCGGGCGGGCGTTCGACGTGATCGAGGTGGCCGAGCCGGCCGGACGTCGTGCGCTGGCACGGCTCGAGCGGATGGGTCTCCCCCTCGGCCCGGTCACCGCCACGCCCGAGGGCCGCGCGCAGTTCCTCGTCTCCCCCGGCGCCGCCGCCGAGCTCCCCGAGCTCCTCTACCGCATGGGCTGGGACGACCCGACCCACCTCGACCTGCGCGGCCTCGGCCCCGGCACGTCCATCACGGCCCCGCCGTCCGACCGGGGCGGGCTGGGGCCGGTGCGCTGGCTGCGGGCGCCGCAGCTGGACACGGCCACGAAGCCGCCGGCCGCGCGACTGCTGCTCGGGACGCTGGCCTACGTGGCTCATCGGTCGCGGGCGTAG